The Humulus lupulus chromosome 3, drHumLupu1.1, whole genome shotgun sequence genome window below encodes:
- the LOC133825759 gene encoding UPF0481 protein At3g47200-like produces the protein MSEKELVLSVEELCHRRTVKKVVGQQSHEADNQSFVVPISDMPKEVNDVTAGVNNHENVKNIPAGSSSTTEQGRWRKKKSKPKIQKVPKLLQGRKNDKDFNYFVPRVVSIGPIHHRNEKLEEESKNELAAKFIGESKKAAQDLFDSIKNKIAHLKTKFNEQVLKDYDDDTLSLMLVVDGCFILQFIKMYSKPEDDDSEIANINSGQVALIKQDLFLLENQIPYEVLETLMESTPSSKVDNNEEMKKSVKKFIQMNVMSPSKYSENIKIDLDNKPLHLLDLLRSALLQGRAEGHRDPDPEYTRTFRNLQDVKAAGVMVEPSNSCSLRDVSFSSFCFNGYLKLPPLIIDDSTKRNFFNLVAYEMCPDNFSTGRGVTCCLYFLNSLIDNGEDAKDMRMANIFRNRLNNDDDVAKFFNDIGTELVPSPAYVDVKKKIQNHCDSKLTVWVAQAYRDHFSSPWFVLALIATLIVLALTGVQTWFTINPR, from the exons ATGAGTGAAAAGGAGTTAGTGTTGTCCGTAGAAGAGCTCTGCCACAGGAGGACTGTCAAAAAGGTAGTAGGGCAGCAAAGCCATGAAGCTGATAATCAAAGTTTTGTGGTGCCCATTTCCGACATGCCGAAGGAGGTTAATGATGTCACTGCCGGCGTCAACAACCATGAAAATGTCAAAAACATTCCAGCAGG TAGCAGCTCAACAACCGAGCAAGGTAGatggagaaaaaaaaaatcaaagccaAAGATACAGAAGGTGCCCAAGCTTCTCCAAGGTCGCAAGAATGACAAGGATTTCAATTACTTTGTGCCGAGGGTGGTATCGATTGGCCCCATTCATCACCGAAATGAGAAGCTGGAGGAAGAGTCCAAGAATGAATTGGCTGCGAAATTCATCGGAGAAAGTAAAAAAGCAGCGCAAGATTTGTTCGATTCCATCAAAAACAAAATTGCCCATTTGAAGACGAAATTCAATGAGCAGGTTCTCAAAGACTATGATGATGATACTCTGAGCTTGATGTTGGTCGTGGATGGATGTTTCATACTTCAGTTCATCAAAATGTACAGCAAACCGGAAGATGATGATTCGGAAATCGCCAACATCAACAGCGGACAAGTGGCCTTGATTAAACAGGATCTGTTCTTGTTGGAGAATCAAATTCCTTATGAAGTGCTTGAAACTTTGATGGAATCTACTCCATCAAGCAAAGTCGATAATAATGAGGAGATGAAGAAATCTGTCAAGAAGTTCATTCAGATGAATGTTATGTCCCCAAGCAAGTACTCAGAGAACATAAAAATAGACTTGGATAATAAACCGTTGCACCTTCTGGACCTTCTCCGATCAGCGCTGCTCCAAGGACGCGCAGAAGGGCATCGTGATCCCGATCCAGAGTACACTCGAACTTTCCGCAACCTCCAGGATGTAAAAGCAGCCGGAGTAATGGTGGAGCCGAGCAACAGTTGCTCTCTAAGAGACGTGAGTTTCAGCAGTTTCTGCTTCAACGGATACCTCAAGCTACCTCCACTGATCATCGATGATTCGACCAAACGAAATTTTTTTAACTTAGTCGCGTACGAGATGTGTCCAGACAACTTTTCAACCGGACGAGGAGTCACCTGCTGCCTTTACTTCCTTAATTCGCTCATTGATAATGGAGAAGACGCTAAGGATATGAGGATGGCCAACATATTCCGGAACAGGCTGAACAACGACGATGACGTTGCTAAGTTCTTTAATGATATTGGAACCGAATTGGTTCCATCTCCTGCTTATGTCGATGTAAAGAAGAAAATACAGAACCACTGTGACAGTAAGTTGACGGTTTGGGTTGCTCAAGCGTACCGTGACCATTTCAGTAGTCCCTGGTTTGTTTTGGCTCTTATAGCTACTCTCATTGTTCTTGCTCTTACAGGTGTTCAGACCTGGTTCACAATTAATCCCAGATAA